CGCTCATGGGTCTGAACGTAGCCGAGCTGCTCATAGAGCTTGAGGTTCTTCACACTCCTGTTGCCGGTAAACAGCTGAAAACGGGTTGAGGAAGAGTGGGCGGCTTCCGCGGCCATCAGCAATTGCCGGCCAATGCCTCTGCCTTGCATCTTCGGGGCGACAAACAATCTGCCAATCTGGCAAGTTGTGCCGATAAGCTCTGCCCGGACGGAGCCCACAATGCTCCCGTCAAGCCAGGCGGCCAGAATATGCTGTTTCTGAAGCGCCTGCCTGAACTGGTCTTCTGTTTCGGTCAGCGGCGCAATCGTCCAGTCCTGATAGATTGCAGCTTCGCTTTGATAGGCCTCTCTTTGCAGGGACAGGAGCTCAGCCGTATGCGTCTCGTTCACCCGGGAAACCGTTGGTATCGCCATAGGTCCTGACCCTATGCTGTGTCTGCCGACAGCCTGACCGGCTTGAAGCTCATTCTGTGATGCGCGGAAGGGCCGAGTAGCTGCAGGGCAGCCTGGTGCTGCGGAACGCCGTAGCCCTTGTGCTGGGCAAAGCCATAGCCGGGCAGGTCCCTTTCCAGCTGCACCATCATCCGGTCCCGCGTCACCTTGGCAACGATGGAGGCAGCTGCAACGCACAGGCACCTGCCATCGCCCTTGATCAGGGCCTGGCCGGGCTGTTGCAGCCCGGAGGGCACGTCGCGCCCGTCAACAAGCACATAATCCGGCGCAGTCGAAAGATGATGAACCGCCCGGACCATGGCAGAAAGCGTAGCTGTGCGGATGTTCAGTCGGTCGATGGTCGCGGGCGACGCGCTGGCGACCGAAACCGCGGAGCTCGAAACGATTGCGCCAAACAGCTCC
This genomic interval from Labrenzia sp. VG12 contains the following:
- a CDS encoding GNAT family N-acetyltransferase — translated: MAIPTVSRVNETHTAELLSLQREAYQSEAAIYQDWTIAPLTETEDQFRQALQKQHILAAWLDGSIVGSVRAELIGTTCQIGRLFVAPKMQGRGIGRQLLMAAEAAHSSSTRFQLFTGNRSVKNLKLYEQLGYVQTHERFLNDKITLTALEKQRQT
- a CDS encoding ribonuclease HII; the protein is MAFTPSLFDLAFPDSPDLKIERKHAQAFNGRLCGVDEAGRGPWAGPVVTAAVILDYDNLPEGLNDSKKLTEARREELFGAIVSSSAVSVASASPATIDRLNIRTATLSAMVRAVHHLSTAPDYVLVDGRDVPSGLQQPGQALIKGDGRCLCVAAASIVAKVTRDRMMVQLERDLPGYGFAQHKGYGVPQHQAALQLLGPSAHHRMSFKPVRLSADTA